The DNA window aaggagagaagcaCTCAAGTCATCGCTGACCTACTCGGAATGACCAGGTATATGTAGCCACAGCACACCGTCAATTCCCCTTTTCTGTGCAGCGGCCAAATTATGACAGCGCGTCCTATCTCTTGCCTTGGGCTATGATGTATGCGTTTGTACCCATGGCCGTTTGACTTAAGCGGACGGGAAGTGCCGGCTAAACTAGgatgttttcttttctttttctgccTCTTCCACAATACCCAGTGGCGCCGAAAGTTGCGCCCGGTTCCCATTCGTAGGGGCGTTGTTTATGTTGGCGTTCGCAGAGAAGCGGAAAAGCTTCTTTGGCTTCTGTTACAACTCGTCGGGCAACCGCAAACCACGCAGGCTCCAATTCCAATTTCTAGAAGTTCCAACTGTGCAACTTGGGCATAGAGATTGGGAAAGCGACGGTTCCCGGACGGGCAAACTAGTATCAACTTGCTTCCTCGCCCCCTACAGACTGGCTCGTGGGCACTGATGGTAGCATTATCTTCGCTTGTGATTGAATGGTACGCCGGACAGGTTTGTCGTGTGACATGGCATTCACAAGTAGCATCGAGCAAGGGTAATCCGGAGGCAAAAAAGGTGAGTGACTAGGGTGGTAGAGGGACAAGGGCTTGTCTTGTCCTCCGCGAGAGCGAGATGATGGGCGGATTTCACCGAACGCGCCAAGAACAGCGGCTGCGCAGCATTGCTATTCTGACCGGAGACGAAGCAGTTGGAACTGGGTGGTTAATAAAACGAAGTTGTCGGTCTCCACCGTGAATCCACTTGTGGACCTCGATAACCCAGCCGAGTCGTCCAATGTTTTTCTCCCCGCATTTCCTCCGGCACTACCTGTTTAGTACAATGCGTCGCACAATGCCCATTATAGCGCATTTCTGTTTGGGCTGGGGGGAGAGACGATTATTGGAGGAAAATATTGTGTAGAGAACAGACCTGCTGCAGAGAGGAAAAACTCAAGGTTTGGGTGCTCGTGCCTTCACTGCCCTAGCTAGCTCAGTCAGTTTTAGCTATGGCGCCCCTGAATGCCCCCACGAAACCCCGCGCGGAATAAGTGTCACAGCGTGAGCTTTGATCTCTCCGTATTTAAATGGCTGAGATGGCCCTCTGACTTTTCCGTCCGGTGAGCTGACCATAGTAGCTATTGTGCAAGACGCCTGCCAGAACTATGCAGCCCTCGGAGATCTTCGTGGGCTCCATCGATCAGGGCACCACTAGCACCCGTTTTCTCATATTCAACCACGATGGGGAGCCTGTGGCCTCACACCAGGTCGAGTTCAGCCAGGTATACCCAAAGCCGGGGTACGTAGCTCGCTCAGATGGGACCTAGCTACATACTAACCAAGACAGCTGGCACGAACATGACCCTCTAGAGCTAGTCGCCTCAGTCGAAACGTGcatcgaagaagccgtcAAGGAGTTCGAGTCCAAGggcttcttccgcagcagcaTTAAATGCGTCGGCATCACCAACCAGCGCGAAACAACAGTGGTCTGGGACCACAAGACGGGGGAGCCTTTGCACAATGCCATAGTTTGGACTGACACACGCTCCCAGGCAATTGTAACCGAGCTCAAAAAAAGGCCGGGTGCGGATAAACTACAAAGTATCTGCGGCCTGCCGCTCTCGACCTATTCGTCTGCTACAAAGCTGCTATGGATGCTGGAACATGTTCCCGGGGTCAAGGAGGCGTTTGATGGTGGCACGCTGGCTTTCGGCACCGTGGATGCGTGGCTTGTATACCGCTTAAATGGCGGCGTGACCGCTAATGTGTTCGTGTCCGACTCGACAAACGCCTCGCGCACGATGTTCGCCAACCTAGAGTCGCTTCAGTACGATGACACCCTCTTGGATTTCTTTGGAATCAAAGGCAAAGTCCATCTCCCTCAGATCGTGCCCTCGTCAGATCCCACAGCATACGGTGCAATTGCCTCTGGTGTCTTGGCGAAGGTGCCCATCATGGGCTGTCTCGGTGATCAGTCCTCTGCGCTGGTCGGACAAAAGGGGTTTTCGCCTGGTATGGCCAAAAACACTTACGGCACGGGATGCTTCTTGCTGTACAATGTTGGTGACAAGCCCGTGATTTCCAAGCACGGTCTCTTGGCTACTGTCGCGTACAACTTCGATGGAAAGCCCATCTATGCGCTTGAGGGCAGCATCGCTGTGGGGGGCTCGGGGGTCAAATTCTTACAGAACAATTTGGGCTTCATTCAAGACTCCAAAGAGGTCAACGATCTCGCTCGCACGGTTGAGGACAACGGCGGCTGTGTATTCGTCACTGCCTTTAGTGGGCTCTTTGCGCCATATTGGATTGACGACGCAAAAGGCACAATATGTAGGCCCTTTGATGCCATCTTTTCTGTTCCTTGCTAACATCTAGTCCAACAGTTGGCATCACACAATACACCCAAAAAGGGCATATTGCACGTGCAACACTGGAAGCAACCTGCTTCCAGACCAAAGCAATTCTCGACGCAATGGAAAAAGACAGCGGCAAAGCGCTCTCTGAGCTAGCCGTGGACGGGGGCATGAGTGACTCCGACCTGACAATGCAGGTAGGCATTCAAATCCAACCTTTCctcccttctttttttttttcccgAAAATGCTAACTCTATTATCTCCAGGCGCAAGCAAACTTAATCTCCATCCCCGTCTATCGACCCAAGATGCGTGAGACTACAGCTCTCGGTGCCGCCATCGCTGCCGGTCTAGCGGTCGGTATGTGGCGCAActtcgccgagctgcgcgaCATCAACCGCGCCGGCGGAGCAGTCTTCGAGCCCCAGATTACGCGTGACGAGAGTGCACAGATGTTCAGTGAATGGGAGAAAGCGGTACAGATGAGCAAGGGCTGGATTCAAAGTGGTCCAGCTCAAGATAACACAGAGCAGGCATCGTCATCTCATGATGCCAAGGCAAGTGGTACACCTGGAACGGTCACACCTGCCGAGAACCGCAACCCTCATCCTCCTACTACTACTGTTTCACAGCCTGAGCAACCTTTCGTCTCAGACTTGGTGAAGAATCTCAGCGCCACTACGGCTGTTAGGGCGACGACGCTGGCGCCGAACGGGGAGGTGGAGTTCCCGCCTGCGAGAACGCCGCTAATTAGTATCTCCTCTGATTTAGATGGggcggatgaggaggattTGTTCCTGGAGCTGCGGAAAgtggagatcctgcagaagctgaagaagttgCGGAAGTTGAAACTGAGCTACTACTGAATTTTGGCTGCTTGTGGGGGTTTATAACAGGGTGTTTGGGATGATTTCCTTAATTATACTGCTTAACGATCGTTTACACGCACTGGGGTAAATTGCTCGCGCTGGTACCTCTTATTATAAAGCGTTGGTTTCTTTATCAATTCCTAAATCATACACGCTATAAGCAGCCATGTGAGGCTCTGGGGACATTGTGTTTACAATCTCATATACATGAATGCCTAGAAAAACTTCAGCGACATAATTCATAACCCCGGCCCAGCCAGTGCCCCCTTTTTTTCAAGCAACGACACCTTCTTTAGACCGGTACCTTGTCgcatcctcaccctccttGACAAACACACAATTGAACTCCGACCCAGGACTCAGAGTAACCTCGAACTGCAATATGGGGTCCTCAACACGATTCTTTCCGCTAACAGGCATGGCAATAATTTGCTCATACGTCTGCAAGATCCGGATAAGGGTATACCCCATCTCAATAGTCGCAAACTGCTGCCCGATGCAAATGCGTGGTCCGCCGTTAAACGGAACAAATTGCCAGGGACGAGGACTCCAGCCCGATGTCCAGCGCTCGGGAATCCATTTCTTGGGATCGATGTAGTTGGCCGAGTCTGGTCCATCGTATAGATCGGCATCGCGCTGCATCAGCATCGTCGAGTAGACAATGCGCGTGTTGGCGCGCACGCCGACGGGGGCCAGTCCGTCTGGTCCACCGCCGCGGGGGAGTGTGGTGTCCTTCAGTGAGTAGCGTACGTTGAATGGGACGACGGGGTAAACGCGCATAGTCTCGTTGATTACAGCATTGAGATACTTCATGTCCTTCAAGTCCGCGTAGCTGGGTTTCTGGGCATTGGCGCCAACACCTAGCCGTTCCCGGATTTCCTCGCGCAGTTTGGCAACTACTTCCGGGTGTCGTGCGAGTTCAAACAGACAGAAGGACAATGTGCCTGCTGTGGTGTCGCGGCCAGCAAGGAGAACTGCTACCAGCTGATCGCGCAACACTCGCGGGTCGCGGGTGAACCGCGCGAGTGCGTCGAGAAAGGTATCCCGCTTCGAGAGCTGCTGGTCGAGTTCCTCGGAGGTGAGTGAGAGGACACGTTGGATGTAGGGCTGGATAAAGTCATCCATCACCTTGAGATCCCTGCGGAACTGCTTGCGAGACAGGAAAAAGCCGAAGACCCTGTTTGTCATAGTCATAGATCAGAGATTGGCCAATAGTAAAGCAAATCAACATCGCACAAGATCTTACCCAAATCGGAAAAACTGTGACTGTCGTTTTTGCACATATCTAAACGCCTCCGCAAATTTCGTCTCCGGGTTCTCAAGACTATCTGTCCCATGGCCAAGCAGATAATCCGTTGCTGCGTCGAGGGTAAACCGATAGAACAGCGAGCCGACATCGACAACCTTGCTTCCGCGAGGCGCATTGCTCCCACCGAGCAGGGGAATAAGATTTTGCACATGCTTTTCAAAGATCTCGGTATCGACAATGCGCTCGCGCACGAACATTGGCCGGATGAGCTGTCGCGACCGAGACCACAATTCCCCGTCCGTGGCGAAGATGCTATCACCCAGAAACTCCTTCCACTCACGGTGGAAAGACTCTCCTTTGCCGTAGTCTGCGAACTGGCCCGTGAGCAGTGCTTTGATGTTCTCTGGATCCGTAGTCGTCACGATACGGGTGGAGATGCCGGTATCTAGCTCGGCCGTTTTGCAGTTTGTCTGGCCGCCTGCGGTGACGATAGAGTTCTTCCAGAATTCGAGGTCGCGATGAGCCAGGTTTGCTTGTTGGCCCTTGTAGACAAAATCCAGAGCTGGATTAGAGGTCAGTCAtggcttctttttcttttctttggaCTGAGTTGTCATACCATAAGGGAGACGGAATTTGATCTTGGGGGCCCTGGCTCCAAGACGTGAAGTTTGCGCAGAGACCTGGATCTTGCGAAATAGACAGAAGAAAACGAAAAGCCCTAAGCACCACAGTGATGCCCGTCCGGGCGTCATGCCCATGAGGATATCTTCAATCATGGTGGTCGATGAAAGAGTATTGTTAGGAGTGGTTAGAGAGATACAATGGCCGGGTATTAAGTACCCCAGAAATTATAAAAAGGGGAGGGGTAGCTGAGCTGATCATGATCCGACATACGAAGCTAGTAGAGGGAAATTACTGATCCTAGGTATGCTTGCGAGCCCCGCTTTGATGGCAATGACTTCATTGGATGTCGTAGAAGATCCACTTCCTACGGACAGTACTTAGTTTTCATCATGTTGTTATTGTCGGTGTGAGTCGTGAACCTCCCCCGCGTTAGACATTGCTCTCTAAATGCATTCTGGCTATGTACCGTGGACCTCGGTCTGGCCCCGGCTGCATATGATCTCGAACTCCGTCACGATCGACGCTGGACTGTGGTTGGTGCAGGAGACGCCACATTAAGCCTCAACACGGCTCTTTCAAAGGGGAGCCTGAAAAATCAAAAACGGTCATAGTTCTGTCTAGATTAGAGGATGGATTTGAGGCTAGCTCGAATGTGAGGAGTAGGGCATGGAAATAGACACCGTATATGAAATATAAACTACAAATGCACCAACATATATCT is part of the Penicillium psychrofluorescens genome assembly, chromosome: 4 genome and encodes:
- a CDS encoding uncharacterized protein (ID:PFLUO_006623-T1.cds;~source:funannotate) yields the protein MQPSEIFVGSIDQGTTSTRFLIFNHDGEPVASHQVEFSQVYPKPGWHEHDPLELVASVETCIEEAVKEFESKGFFRSSIKCVGITNQRETTVVWDHKTGEPLHNAIVWTDTRSQAIVTELKKRPGADKLQSICGLPLSTYSSATKLLWMLEHVPGVKEAFDGGTLAFGTVDAWLVYRLNGGVTANVFVSDSTNASRTMFANLESLQYDDTLLDFFGIKGKVHLPQIVPSSDPTAYGAIASGVLAKVPIMGCLGDQSSALVGQKGFSPGMAKNTYGTGCFLLYNVGDKPVISKHGLLATVAYNFDGKPIYALEGSIAVGGSGVKFLQNNLGFIQDSKEVNDLARTVEDNGGCVFVTAFSGLFAPYWIDDAKGTIFGITQYTQKGHIARATLEATCFQTKAILDAMEKDSGKALSELAVDGGMSDSDLTMQAQANLISIPVYRPKMRETTALGAAIAAGLAVGMWRNFAELRDINRAGGAVFEPQITRDESAQMFSEWEKAVQMSKGWIQSGPAQDNTEQASSSHDAKASGTPGTVTPAENRNPHPPTTTVSQPEQPFVSDLVKNLSATTAVRATTLAPNGEVEFPPARTPLISISSDLDGADEEDLFLELRKVEILQKLKKLRKLKLSYY
- a CDS encoding uncharacterized protein (ID:PFLUO_006624-T1.cds;~source:funannotate), with translation MIEDILMGMTPGRASLWCLGLFVFFCLFRKIQVSAQTSRLGARAPKIKFRLPYALDFVYKGQQANLAHRDLEFWKNSIVTAGGQTNCKTAELDTGISTRIVTTTDPENIKALLTGQFADYGKGESFHREWKEFLGDSIFATDGELWSRSRQLIRPMFVRERIVDTEIFEKHVQNLIPLLGGSNAPRGSKVVDVGSLFYRFTLDAATDYLLGHGTDSLENPETKFAEAFRYVQKRQSQFFRFGVFGFFLSRKQFRRDLKVMDDFIQPYIQRVLSLTSEELDQQLSKRDTFLDALARFTRDPRVLRDQLVAVLLAGRDTTAGTLSFCLFELARHPEVVAKLREEIRERLGVGANAQKPSYADLKDMKYLNAVINETMRVYPVVPFNVRYSLKDTTLPRGGGPDGLAPVGVRANTRIVYSTMLMQRDADLYDGPDSANYIDPKKWIPERWTSGWSPRPWQFVPFNGGPRICIGQQFATIEMGYTLIRILQTYEQIIAMPVSGKNRVEDPILQFEVTLSPGSEFNCVFVKEGEDATRYRSKEGVVA